GGAATTGAGTCTTCGGTTGTGGCCAGAAAAAGGTAGGCATTCCAATATCTACTAGTACTGCTTACCTAAAACGGTGCTCAACTCAATAGATTTGACTATTTTGGAGTTGAATCGAATTGAGTTGGGTTGCTCATTTAGTTTTCCATCCTTGAAATCATTATCATTGGAAAAAGTTCGGCTTGCAGATAATGTAAAAAATGATGTGCTATCCAAGTCTTTGTTGGATTGCCCTTCTCTTGAGAAATTGTTGTTAACTTCGTGTCATGACTTAAGTATTGATAATCCACTCCAGTTGCGAAGCTCAAGCCTCAAGTTCATGCAAATTCTTTTCAGTATATCTCTTCAAGTTGAAGCtgtaaatcttgaatctttgttgCTGCGCGATAATCCTGTTTGCTTTGAGAAAATAAAATTCTCTGCGTGTAAGGCAATTAGAAATCTCAAACTAGAATTTTGTCGTTGGAGTATGCCAGACCACTCATCATTTGCAGATCTCATTTCAAACTTTCCTCTCCTAGAGAATTTGACTCTGGAGAATTGTTATGGCATGTCGAGGTTGGGGCACCTTAAAATTTCTGGTCAACATTTGAAATGTTTCAATTTCAAAAATTCCTTTGACGAGGATAATGTGATCAAGGCCATCACAATTAAATCAGCTCCAAAATTAGCTTCATTTCATTATGATGGTAATATGGATTGTAGCATATCAGTAGAGTCATCCAATTTGCTGAATGGAAAATTTGTACTTAGAAAGGATTATTCCAAGCATGACACCGATTTGTTTATCCAAATGGTGAATTTTCTGATGAATCTCAATTGCTCTTGGAATATGGTAACTCTGCACGTTTGGTCAGGACAAGTATGTTCATCAGTGTCTTCTacattatttctttatttctCTTATGTGATTATTTGGCGATATTTTATTTTGCTATATACCGTACATTAATGTgtttatatattttgttaaaaCTTATATGTGCATGAAGATTCTCATCATGCCAGAAGGTTTAAAGAGGATATGTCGTTCTCCTTCACTTGATTGGAAGCATCTCAGAGTTGTTTTACCTGATTGGAAGCATCTCAGATTTATTAGTGATTGGGAGTCAGAGAGAGAATCAGACTTTAAGGATACCTTAATGTGGATTGCACCCTCTTTACAAACATTATCTATTCACGGAAAACAGATATTCTAGTGTTTTACATTATCTACTAATTTTGCAGTTTATTGGAATTTTGTAAGACCTCATGTTAACTCAGCTCAGGTTGCCAAATAGTTTTGGTATTTgttttcactttttatttattttttattctatGATGTTACTTGAATTTAATACCATTAATCTATTCACTAAAATGGTTATCTCGCATATGTCAAAAGCATTATGCACTTTCTTAAATCTATACATGAATCTCATCTTGTGTGAAAATTCGAGGAAAAGATGTGTCGTTCTTTTCTATACTATTAGTTTTATATAGTTTCCTGATTGCTGCAATATCAGTATTGCTTTAACATAATATATTTCGAATTTAGAATATTTAAAGTTAAAACAAATTATAGGTACGATTGAAATTTGTTATAAAAATGATATTGCCGTCCTTTTTTAACTTTCTGTAACTATGTAATTATTAAGCATGTTATTACTATGGTAGTTTTACAGAGTTAAAAATGAATtcaatttatttcaaaatatctTGTctatgttttatattaaatagaTACAGACCTTtacaaattaataataataataactataaTTATAACAAAATTCAACAGTACCTTTAAATACCTAGCATCGAACAACATCCATATACATCAATTTAGATTGTCGTTCACAAGTAATTATTAAATCTTATGCtactttcaaattataatttatcaTATCACCGAAAACACAATCAATATCACACAATAAATTCTATCATTATTTCTATGCAGCACacaatttaacaaattttaattCTTCCCTACAATTCATCAAACTTTATCATAATATCAAAATTCTTATAATTTTCGACCCAAAAGAATAGAAAAATGGTTAAAAATTTATAAAGTAATCTGATAACTTTCAAATATTGTTTACTAACATTACCCAATATATTTTCCTATAGATATAAATATGTTGACTAGCTTTTTTGCTAACAATTAAATAAGATAAAAgcttaaagaaaagaagattgaaCACCAGATTTTTATGTGATTCAGGTTGTGAATCAACCCTAGTTCACGAGTCATTTGTATAAGGATGTGAAGAACTTGCAAAGCTCAAGCTCAAGTCATTTGTATAAGGATCGAACGCCTCTCCAGAAGTCATGACTGCAAGATAGAAATGAGCGATCAaacaatataaattaagttacttAAAAAAGACAGGAAATAAGAGcaagaaaaattctaagtagtatacccgagctactattactggtcgatacattatttatggtactactgctacactcactatctgcttcgaagaagtctgaatttaaactattgatcgcatatttaaagttgtcgtccccgtcgaataaaggacaaggaatgggcaaactgtctaagagtgagaagttagTACCGTTCCCATCAGAAGACTTGAGTATGGGCTCAGGGTATTCTGGAAGTTTTTGCTTTCCCTTCCTATGTCGGGTCAGAACAGCAGCAGCTCGTGGGATGCTAGAAGGTTCCCTAATGATCACTCATGTTGCCCGTCTTCTCGGGGGCTGTGACACATCTTGATGCTGCTCGGGGATCTCTCCTCCAGTAGCACTCCCTGATgtagactccctcacatcctggtgaggtgccaaaaggccgaccagccttaggttgcTCTCAGTTACCAGCTCTTTGACGCTCTTCTCGACattcgtcatgctggccaaggctgctgcccttatctccatctTTGGAGTAGGGACTGGTCGGTACCAAGGACCTAACCAACACCAAAGTTCTAAAGATGGTATAGAGAAGCTAGAAGAAAATAAGCGACTAGTGAGTAAAAGATTTACCTCCTCAGGTGAAGGCCAGGTTAACAACGACCAGGTCCGTTGTAAGAAAGTACTCCTGAaagtacttccctacattggatttgtaggtgatgtCGCTTAGGAAGGTACGAGTGGAATCttggtggtagaagtggaagaaccccgtgttgttgtggttggggttggacttgagatcaagcaggtagttgatctcgtgtggtgTAGGTACATGCCACTtcttatggttataaaggatatagagtgtagaTAATGCTCTATATTAGTTAGGAGTGATTTGGAAGGGgacgacctcaaaataattggccaccccttggaataATTTGTGCAAAGgaaagattgcccctgcctcgatatggtacctcgaccaggcactgaaggccCCCCCAAACACGTTTTCCCTCTGGTCAGGTGAAGGTTTGATGATGGTTATCCCAGGAAGACCGTACTTTTTGAGATAGTTAGTTACCATCCTAGCAGATATGATGCTAGGAGGCGCAACGTACCATTTGACCTTCGGGCTAAGGCCGTCGCGAGGTCGGGCTTTAGTTTGAATCTCGGGAGGTACATTATGTACAGGCTGGGGATTGGTAGAAGGCTCCTCGGTGCGAGGGGCAGGCTGGTTAGAAGGAGGGTTGGTTGTTCTCTTCTTTCTGCGAGCAGTATACTTCACGAGACCCATGTTAGGTGGAATGAGCGGAGGTCTGGTCGCTGGGTTGTGTTGAGAAGATGGGACTTCTGAAAATGGCAGTgacggttgttcttgatcctcaaaTAGTAGTGCAAGCAAATTGTCATCAATCAGCCTCTCActtccccaaggatcgtgcatgaaaatctgagaACAGAAAATGGGAGATGTGAATCTACGACCAACAGATAGAAGAAGTGGaaacgttgggataacgttgTTCGTGTATAAAAGATAGTTTTTATACGACCACCAGCagtctaacgtaaacactaaaaatattcgaactgtttggaaaaacggATTGAAAAGTAGAAGTTAAATTTTTTTCAGGGAATCTTTTCGACTCTGAaaataggcgggaaaaacccaaattttttcgaatgcataaaaatcgaatttttacttcgattttgcgccATAAATCAGTATTCCTACTTCCcaagccaattcctaagcctcatttagtgtttttgctaattcaaactcctatcctatcatgttacTACCTACGAGCCCGATtataacgccccaaactccaaggaccgttacagtgtgtcTTGTAAGCAGTGCTAAACtctctaatcgagtcatttggccaaaatcgtgtatctaagtatgattagcggtttagggattaaaatttttggttaagatgtaacgtttcattagaatgtttactgtatgcattggaatcccaaaaatataatttaaaagtctattacaagaaaatatttacaataggccgatctaagcggcaaaacagggtttaaccctagttcctctttcaaccctcgattgtggcggtcgagcagccgcatatgtacacatcgccacctaagctctccagctcaaggatggtccagctttcttttgcctttacctacaccacatagcacctgtgagccgaagcccagcaagaaaacttaatatgctcatgaacagtaataacatgtcatcaaatcataaggcacacgcctagcagatatagccctaatcaagcaggcaaacaagTCCACACAATGATGGGTATCCAGAATAAGGAATCCTGctctcctgagtggatgactatcaagtcaatcacaatcagataagtgatttatcactggtggttccggtaaccataccgggctgatagccctgaataaaagagtgacagtggtacaagtcactaaggtgggttttgttcccttttataaataagtgatcctttcactagcttaaacatgataggtgcatgatgattagtcaccaacataaccttcctcgtgacCACAAAGTCATAATCATGGGATattgctccctagccatgtgacaaaccgtcacctaggcctttggccctggctctaagtaactagtcttagactagacaagcgcttataattttcatcgaccttcaggtcggtccagcattaatgccttagagtcattcaacgctgatattgattagatctaatcttcatttggccctacgttcaggacgcttatgctgcttctgactcttaggtcagtgatacgcgaccagtgtcgtccctgactaatcagtgcacaagtaaacaacattcgctagcatttaatatgcaatcaatgtccacattaatcaaccaacatgcctcaacaacaatcatgcatgtcatatacacatggtatagttttcttacctctggttcgagcgagagttagaacaagaacgacccttgagaacgatcgatccttaatcctttagcggtcacctagtcataaccaaatacaatctccgattaatgagaatcaacaaagatagggttgggaccccgaaatgtacccacacggtgagtagattcgatcccgggccttaaggattgaaaccccaagccaaaaacccttaaaaacactcaaaacaaggttctgaagaaatagggtagcgctaccctccaagcgccccagcgctcttcaCAGAGCCAAACCGCCCGCCCTAACAtcccctgcaggtagcgctgtagcgccccatactgggcactgtagcgctaccttcagccagcaacTGCCTAGAAAATTCTTCCCttgattccaccatttctaacccaaaccaaaagcttccaaacatcaaattaagtcccaaatgaacccaaataccatcctcacatgccccaagcatcacaaccacaagaaccctagccaaaactccaatcaattcccaactttccaactcaaaaacctgCTGAAACTTAActaggaaaacagagcaaaagcaagagttaTAATGGCtaaaaaactcacctcaatctcagcaacaaacCCTCTTCAAtagtggagcataaccctagcttatcctagcttggttccttggcttgattcctcaaaaaaagcttgaaaattcagagagaaatggaggagaaatgatgtacgggagaaggTGATTTTGGTGCTCTATTTTGAGTaggtttctacagctttctaagctTAAATAGCTGAACAaatcctttagggtgaaaagacctaaatgccctcaagtctaaaataaaccttaacagccaccaagggcaaaaccgtcctttcacacctaattcgttaatcataattaacaccctccaattctcgctattctcaatattctcaattaccaataaaccccattaccctttaattcccggtaatgctctaatcattaaaatcatctTGAGACTCatctcgagccccgaacttagtCCCGTTATGatcagaccgaacacttgcatttcatgatcgtctcatgccgaaaaactcgaaaaaatccacatataatgtggttccattcataactcacccacatgcacgaaaatacacaattacgccctcaacggccaaattaccaaaattcccttataattaaaaatacacccatatgcatgcgtttatcatcatatcataatattattcacataaacatgcatataatcatttaataacataataaatcaattatgtctcggccccctaatcaaggtcctaaaccttattaggaaatttgaggcattacaccGATTACCCCTGAATTGTTTTtcctcaagaacattcaaaaactcaaagCCCGAATAAACAGAAAACTAGAGAAATGAACGTTGCATGGTATAACAGAGACAAATCAATCAATAAATTTACTTGAATGGAAGATTGAAGTGAAGTCACGAGTGTTGATACAAGCGGCTGAACAGACACACCACGAATCACCAAAGTTTTCTGAGTTTTTTCTTACTTTTTTGCTTCTGAGTTCTTGAGAAGAAGAAGAGtggtaaaaggtaaaaaatgAGAAGAGTATGCTATTTATAATGATCGTGGCATAGctaaaaaggtaatgatgggggatgaGTTTTCGAAACGTGTGGAATCGTGTTAGCCATCAAAACACTTTTGGAAAAACTGCAACAACCATAATTAGTCACTTTTTCGAAAAGgcgctgacagatgtgacaggtcataCAGAAGGTCGGTCGCAGTAAAATAaccttagggggcaaatgtttacccaaaaaaggactaCTTGTTGACGTGGCATAATTAGCCTACACGTGGCAgtttaagtgagtataatctgttcgaccatcgaccagaatatcattggctcatcagacatcatatttatgggcgaccagtcttgTCGTATTTTTTCAtctatttccttcagatatgtaatcttataattacatattaattgtaattttaattattatttagatacgcctgtattaaatgtaattaaggcccattgacccaaagagaactccttgagcctataaataagaatcaaaaggCCCAAGAGAGGGGGCTTTTGAACTTCGGAATTATAAGAGAAAAATAGAGTGTTTTTATCCAAGATAATTGTATTCATCTAAAAGCTTGTGAAATTTGTGaatcctagttcattgatcacagttcttggaaatatacatcaataagaacactaagtggaggtAGATTGTTACCATTTtattgggaccgaaccactataaatattgtgtcgtttatctttttgtctttatttcatctcattttctatcgttttacTTTACTCTGCGTCGTTTCCAATTCGAGGGTCatcaataataataaagaaaatttaCCCAAAAAAGCTCCAAAATAATTTCCCAAGCTCCTCTAGTATTGTGTGAACATTGTCCACAATATTTTGAACATAGAACATATAAATAACAACCTACATTGTCAACTTTCAAGCTATAAAAATTTAGAAATTAGGGAAAAAAAGATGAAATCTACTTACCAATAGGGATTTCCAAAGCTTATCTGGATCATTAATTAATATGGGGATGAAATatagcaaaaaaaataaaaaaaattgatgcaGGACTCGGTTTAGTTCGATGCAAGACTAGGTCCATCACATGCTAGATCGGGTATAGTAAAATGTCACACTAGGTCCATTAGATGCTAGACTCATTCCATTTGATGCCAGACTCAGTTTATTTCGATGCCACAT
The Humulus lupulus chromosome 6, drHumLupu1.1, whole genome shotgun sequence DNA segment above includes these coding regions:
- the LOC133783034 gene encoding putative F-box/LRR-repeat protein At4g15060; this translates as MAEPERGVTKKSDPPEKKRVKMTSITEAKDRISKLPDTVIVHILSFRLTEDVVRTCLLSKRWKFMWYSVPKLFFSDSSDTGPDSQKFYNYIDNCLEHRKKGMYFIVDSAIASFKLQMYYCYRRSKARRLDKWLDFAVENKVKELSLRLWPEKDNVKNDVLSKSLLDCPSLEKLLLTSCHDLSIDNPLQLRSSSLKFMQILFSISLQVEAVNLESLLLRDNPVCFEKIKFSACKAIRNLKLEFCRWSMPDHSSFADLISNFPLLENLTLENCYGMSRLGHLKISGQHLKCFNFKNSFDEDNVIKAITIKSAPKLASFHYDGNMDCSISVESSNLLNGKFVLRKDYSKHDTDLFIQMVNFLMNLNCSWNMVTLHVWSGQILIMPEGLKRICRSPSLDWKHLRVVLPDWKHLRFISDWESERESDFKDTLMWIAPSLQTLSIHGKQIF